The sequence below is a genomic window from Streptomyces sp. NBC_00289.
ACCGGCGGCCTCCGGGGGACACGTTCGGCTGGAACCGGCTCAGCGCCCAGACGGGAAAGCTGGTGATCGGCGAGCCGGTCAACGTCATCGGTCATCCGATGGGACGCCTGAAGGAGATCGCCGTACGCGACAACATGCTCCAGGTACGCCTGGACGACTTCCTCCAGTACCTGACGGACACCGAGCCGGGAAACTCGGGCTCTCCCGTCTTCAACGACCAGTGGGAGGTCGTCGCGCTCCACCACAGCGGTGTGCCCAGGACCGACGAACAAGGCCGTGTACTGCGGCGTGACGGACAGGTCTGGCAGCCCGGTGACGGCGACGACGCCATCGACTGGGTGTCCAACGAGGGCGTACGGATCAGCTCCATCCTCAAGCACCTCACCGCCCTGCCCCTCACCTCCGGGCAGCAGGCGCTGCTGGCCGAGATGGGCCCGGAGTCGGGGATGCGCCCGGCAGAGGCCGCCGTCGGTCCGGTGGCGGCTCCGGCGCCCGCCGCCGCAGCGTCGCGCTCGGCCGTCGAGAAGGTCACCGCACATGTGGGGCTGCGCGGCCGGGACGGCGCGTTCGGCGGCGGGCGGCATCTGGTCTTCCTGCACGGTCGCTCCCAGGAACACTTGGTGCCCGAAAACCTGCGCCGTGACTGGACGGCCGGACTCAACCAGGGTCTCGTCCGCGCCGGGCTCCCTCCCGTCGACCCGGCGGACGTCTGGTTCCCCTACTACGGCGACCGGCTGGTGGACGCCCTGGCCGCGCACGAGGCTGTCCCCCACATCACCGCGTCGCCGGCCGCCGGGGCTGCGGAGGCGGTCGCACCCGCCAGCCCCACCGCCCGCGCGGTGTACGAGGAGATCATCGGCGAGGCGGCCGCCAAGTGGGACATGCCGCACGACAGCCAACCGGCCACCGAACGAATCGGCCTGGACGACGTGGTCGGAGCCCTGCAGAAGCGGCTGAGCTGGCTGGCCGCCAGGAGCGACCTCGACGCCTGGGCCATCGCCCTGGTCGTCCGTGACGTGGCCGCGTACCTCGACGACCGGCGCATCCGGGACGAGGTCCTGGACTGCGTACTCGAGACGATGCCCGACGAGGGAGAAGTGGTGCTCGTCAGTCACAGTCTCGGGACGGTCGTCGGCATGGATCTCGCCACACGGCTGTCCCCCGGAGTGGACCTCGTCCACCTGACCACGGCGGGCAGTCCTCTCGGCTTGGACAGCGTGTACAACAGGCTGCTCGTCGGGGGGCCGAAGCGTCCGAACATCGTGGCGGACTGGCTCAACGTCTGGTGCCCGAACGACGCGGTGGCCATCGGATGCCCCCTGGGCGACGACTGGGCGGACGGACTGTCCGACCTTGCCGTCGTCAACGCCCGCGACCGTGCGCACAGCATCGTCGAGTACCTCTCCCACGCCGAAGTCGCCCGGTCGATCGGCAGTCACCTCGGCGACTGAACCCGGCATACCGCGCAAACCCCCACCGAGGCCGGACGACGCCGTCCGCGATCGACGGACCGGAGTCGCCGACAGCGGGTGACGGCTGTGAGGACCGGACCCACGAGGCTTCAACCCGACCGGTTCGAGCCATACTTGACCATGCGGGGTCCATCCCGTGGTGGCTCGGTACGGGGGAGGCAGCGATCCGGTGAGCAGCGACAACAGGGGACTGGAGCGGGTCGAGGTGCGGCTCAAGTGGGACCCGAGTCCCTGGGATCAGCCACCTCATCACCTCGACATCATCGCCGCGACCTACTCGGCGGAGGCCCCCTACGGGCGGCCTGTGTACGTCGTCCACTTCGACAGCCGCTCACCGGACGGCACCATCAACATGAGCCGGCACAGCCAGACCGGTCAGGGTTTCGGCTATGTCGAAGTGATGACTCTCGAGCTCGATCGCCTCGC
It includes:
- a CDS encoding serine protease, whose translation is MAATERSREERERQVAAAAARYGETGDARRAVERSQDAGVTFPDSEEALAARAARLLDRHAVPAALVVEAVRAEPLAATAAYERILGVSRDLQASSFLPRGARAARTVARISVRENGRELPLGTGFLVSPSLLMTNHHVLTDAEAARQCFVEFDAQVTVDNTPQSPTRLELAPDGFFLADQRLDFALVLLAPGPDRRPPGDTFGWNRLSAQTGKLVIGEPVNVIGHPMGRLKEIAVRDNMLQVRLDDFLQYLTDTEPGNSGSPVFNDQWEVVALHHSGVPRTDEQGRVLRRDGQVWQPGDGDDAIDWVSNEGVRISSILKHLTALPLTSGQQALLAEMGPESGMRPAEAAVGPVAAPAPAAAASRSAVEKVTAHVGLRGRDGAFGGGRHLVFLHGRSQEHLVPENLRRDWTAGLNQGLVRAGLPPVDPADVWFPYYGDRLVDALAAHEAVPHITASPAAGAAEAVAPASPTARAVYEEIIGEAAAKWDMPHDSQPATERIGLDDVVGALQKRLSWLAARSDLDAWAIALVVRDVAAYLDDRRIRDEVLDCVLETMPDEGEVVLVSHSLGTVVGMDLATRLSPGVDLVHLTTAGSPLGLDSVYNRLLVGGPKRPNIVADWLNVWCPNDAVAIGCPLGDDWADGLSDLAVVNARDRAHSIVEYLSHAEVARSIGSHLGD